The window TCAACAGATTCCACCCCATTTTGATTTTGAAAGCCAGCATAACATCTACGATGCTTCGGATCCCTAAGCCTCCCTCCTAAGTAGGGGTGCAGATTTTAGCCCATTTGACCCAATGTCTTTTGTTTCCCTCCTCCAAGCTACCCCAGAAAAAATTAGCAAAAGCTCTTTCCAAATCCTTGCAGACCATTTTAGGGATGTTGATGGCGGATAGCAAGTGGATGGGGATGCTAGAAAGAACATGCCTATGAGGACTTGCTTTGCAGCCGGGTTAAGAAGTTTCACTTTCCATCCATCTATCTTGCTGGTGATCTTGAGAACGGTCGGCTGCAAGAGCGCATTGCTGATTCTGCCTTTGGTGAGTGGGATTCCCAGGTACACCATGGGGAAGAAAGCTTGGCGATAACCAGTGAGATTGCTGAGCTTCTGAGCTTTGCTTCTGGACGTTCTCTTAGGAGTGATGAATGAGGTTTTGGATGCATTAACCCGTTGACCTGAAGCACTTTCATATTCGCGAAATAAGGCAAGTAGGACACGCAAATTAGAAAGCCTGCCATTTAGAAAAAGAATCGCATTGTCAGCATAGAAAAGATGGGAAATACTGAGGCAATTTTGAGAGAGCTTGTAGGACTAGCACCATCCCAAGGTGAATAGATTGGAGACAGCCCTACTGAAAACATCAGCTGCTAGGATAAAGATGGATGGGGATAGCGGATCTCCCTGTCTAAGACCTCTGCCCACTTGAAAAAAACCATAACTTCAGCCATTGATGAGGACCGAGAACCAAACGTCTCTCCAGCATCGTTGTAGTTAGGCAATCCATTGGGGGTTGAAGCCAAATTTTTCCAGGACCTGCGTGACGAAGTGTCATTCCAGGCGATCATAAGCCTTTTCCATATCTAGTTTAATAATCATATTTCCCCCATAAACTTTCTGATCTATCTCGTGGGCCATCTCCCTCGCAATAGATATGTTTTTCGCAATCGATCTATCCTTGACAAATGCACCTTGTTCCTTGGAAATCAGCACGGGGAGGATGAGAGCAATCCTGGCTACCAAAATCTTGGAAAAGACTTTCATGATGCAGTTGCATAGACTAATTGGTCTATAGTCTGTGATGTACTCCGGGTTCTTCTTCTTGGGAATAAGGCAGATCTGGGTGCATTGAAATGCTCTAGGGATCGGGCCTCCAAGTAGGAAATCTTTGGCTGCCTCAAAGAGGTCCGTGGCAATCACTTCCCAACAGGACGAATAGAAAGCACCACCAAATCCGTCAGGCCCAGGAGCGCTATCCATCGGAATAGAGGTGGCCGCTACCTTGACTTCCTCCAGAGTGAGGGGTCTCATGAGGCTCGAGTTCATCTGGGATGTTACCAAGTTCGGGATGCAATTGAGGATCTCGCTGTTTGTATTGCTGCCTTTCGAAGAGAACAGATATTGGAAGTATCGGACTGCTTCGTCTCGTATTTCGTCAACCTTTACTAGCACCTCCCGCGTAGGCTTCTTCAAAGTTTTAATGGACAGACATCTACGCTTGTCAAGGACGGAATTGTGGAAAAACCGAGTATTCTTATCTCCTTCAGACAGGTACATGACTAGATATCCCAAATGCCTCTCATGTATTGCATCATGCACGCCATGCTGCGCCTCTTTAATTGTTATTTATGTCAATCACATGTTCTTTTTTGGTAATTCTCTTCAAATCTCTCTGCTAAATGGCTCGAACAATTACCTCATTCCTGTGAGCATAGTTTGCATGAAGTGTCGACAAGCACTGTTGGGAGAAGGATCCCTTCTCAACCACACACGACAATATCaataaattaaaagagagagattgagagtaCAAACCACAACATAGATTTACATGGTTCCCTTTTAATACGTCCATGGATTCACACTAATCCAATATGCTCAAAggtaatttttttataaaaaaaattcaaaaaataaaataaaataacaacaacgaagaaacaactttcaatacaataacgactctctctctctcataaaactccatgtgaaattatgaaattgACCTCTAAGCCAACAACAATATTGGTTGGATGAATAATACATCTGTGATGATCAGGCTCCATAGATACTAACAAGCATATCTCATGCAAGCTAATAGAAGAAATGTTTGCCAAAAGCATAACTAAAATTGTtcgatattttttgtttttaatcgtCCAATAAATGTACCCCATTTTATTGGctagataattaaataagtggAACTTTTGGTTTATGATGGATCTGAAACTAATACACATAATTCTTATAGTTTAATTTGAATGACTTGTATGCCACATATACAATTGTTAAGTTCCCGCCTATCATTCATCACAATTTGCCTGATTATCAAGTTTTTCTCAATATTAAACTGCAGGGACGGACTCTCCGTCAGCACTGAATGCGCAGACGCCACTCCCATCGTGATGAATGATAGGCAATTGTTACGCTATGGCCAAAGCGCCCACACTTCTCACAAAGGCATCAAGAGCGACGACGAGTGGACGACTTGGTCAGGTGGAGAGGAGATATGAAAGTTCATTTGCCTACTGACCCAGTTACGGGGATATTCGTGGCAGTattctgtggggccactgtgtttttttgttttatccacgccgttcttctgtttttctagatcattttagagtgtaagCCCAAAAGTGAGACATTCAAagctcaagcgggccacaccacaggaaacggtagggattgaattcctgccgttgaaaacttctgggGCTGGGgtacataattttttttaatcaagatgaataaacattatagtgggcctatgaaggttttaatggtgggtgtcaaaatagtgttgtccacttgagctttggatctgctttgtttttggctcatgctctgaaatgagcaaaacaaaaaaggatgggcggtgtggagaAGCATGAGCATGCCTTTTCCTAAAAATAATGTATACTCATTGCTCAtgccgtgtgtgtgtgtgtgggaaatggtattatgaggtccacctcatgggaacttcccgtgaggtcgacctgtgtgggccccaccatgatgtgcgtcgGACATCTACCCAATcaatcaatcagatgcaccatttcatggtgggatacaggcttaaaaatcaagttaatccatgacttggtgagccacaccacatacaacggtggagagggttaccctcccattaaaacatttgtaatcatttattgggcccaccaagatggggttcataaatccagcccattcactgtgtgtgtcccacttagatgagggctCAGACTAAGTTTTagctacatccaaaactcaggcggcCCCCACATATATGACTTGGTGATCCATGACTTGGTGAGCCAAgtcaagttaatccatgacttggtgagccacaccacatacacgTTTAGGCATTTCTCTCActttgtggtgaatttcattcaatttGCGGTCATTTCACTCACttttgaccacgaagtgagtgaaattgaccacgaagtgattggattagaccgcgaagtgattgaacttGATCGCAAAGCGAGTGAAATTCATTGCGAGGTGAATGacattcaccgtgaagtgagtgaaattcatcgcggagtgaatgaaattgaccgcgaactgattggaATTCATCACAAAGTGagtggaattcaccgcgaagtgaatgaaaatcACCGCGAAGAGATTGAAATTCATTGCAAAGTGAGAGAAATTCattgcgaagtgagtgaacttgaccaatGAGTCGATCATTTTtaggtgaaattgaccgataattgtgtgaaattgaccgcgaagtgcatggtaTCCACTTGGAAATTCATTAAATTGATTGGGAACTTcgttaaattgaccgcgaaactTCTTAAAGTTGACGGATAAATGCGTGAAATTTTGCCGACTTCTTTGTCAGCTTGATGAATTTCTGGGTGGAAAGAAGAAATATTTTAAACAACCTTACCTCCCACAACCGCCATATCAGTGAAATTCgtgtggaagaagaagaagaagagtgcgtTAGAGGGAAACACGATTATCAAAGATAAGCCTTCAAGATTCCACGTTTAGGATGGAAGATGGCATATGGCAAATGGCAGATGTACAATGGAGATTCATGgagatttgatgaagaaagggGTGAAAATAAGGAATATTTTGAGATAGATAAGTTCAGACATTTTTTTTAGGTGTGAGTGAGTGAAAGGAATGCAAGTAATAAAGCGGGGGCATTTTGGTCTGGTGAAAAGTCGCTTGTCCAACAGAGGCTTAATATGGTAAAGTAAGTTTGGAGGTAACAAGAAAGGTGAGTGCTTAAAGGTGAGGCCTGTGGTGTGAAAAAactcacacgcacacacacatatgtgtgggaaatggttctatgtgctCAACCTCTATataaacttcccatgaggtcgaactgtgtgggcccaccatgatgcgtatcgaacatctaccccatcagtcagatgcaccattccatggtgggccttgggcttataaatcaagttaatccatgacttgtgtgggccacaccacatacaaaagttgagaggggttattctcccattaaaacattcataatcatttgttgggcccaccgagatgtggttcacaaatccagcccatccattgtgtgtgtcccacttggatgatgggtcagaccaagttcagatgcatccaaattttaagtgggccccaccaagtgcttttatatatattttaggcatgtcttcaaatgattttatatggtatggcccactcgagttccgtatacggctgattttggggatatcccataatttgaaggggacccatcaaatgcacggtgttgatgttcgatacgcatcatggtggggcccacatagatcgACCTCATggtaagttcccatgaggtcgagttgtgtgggtcccaccgtaatgCGTGTCGgacatcaacatcatgcatttgatgggtcccttttagattatgggatatcccaaaagtcaGCCATACAGGGAACTTTTAGATTATGAGAGAAATTCATCGAAATTCACCGTGAattgagtgaaattcaccgctaAGAAGGGGAAATTCACCAGGAAGTGAGTGAACTTGGCCGCGAATTTCACTCAAATATGACTGACTCATctgtcaagttcactcacttcgcagtcaatttcaatcatttcGTAGTCAATTTTgcagtgaatttcactcacttcacggtcaatttctctcacttctcgttcaagttcactcacttcacgatcaatttcactcacttcgcggtcaatttcaatcacttcacggtcaatttcactcactttgagGTCAAGttcaatcacttcgtggtcaattacaCTCACCTAACGGTCAAGTGCACTCACTACGCGATCAATTTCACTTATttcgcgatgaatttcactcactttcaccgcgaagtgagagaaattgaccacgaagtgagtgcACTTGACCGCGAgataagtgaaattgaccgcagAGTGAGTGCGCTTGACTGCTaggtgagtgaaattcaccgcgaagtgatttGAATTCATCCCTTAATAAATACATCTatgcaattgattgattgagAACTTGGGAAATTTAAGAGATAAGTCGGTCATATTTGACCTTGTACACGGGTGAATTTCCTACTAATCGGTCAAttccaccttatacatgtgaacaTTAAACGAGTTATATCTTATGTGTCATTATGTTTGTTTTCAGAAATTGACTTCCAGAATCATcctatgctcatatggtggggagttaCTAAGCGAAAACAATCAATATACGTACAAGGGTGGAAAGTCAAAAACTACTGTTGTGGGCGTCAAGACTACATATGAGGAGCTTCTATCTAAAATGTACAAGATTGTGATATTAGGTTTAAAGTATTGTACCCTTACTCAAACCAATCAATCCCTCCGACTGAAATTGAAGACGATGAATATGTGAGAATATTCTTGCCAGCACAGTGGGAGCATCCGAATAAATACATTCCTTTAATCATTGAGACAATGCAGTGCGGTAATGAAGCAATACTCGAAGACCCCGTGGCTTACAGTAGTATCGAACATGACGCCCCAACAATTGGGagtttgggtgaggaacatgacctgaaatatgaatatatggcCTCACCTTCACAGGTTCCTCCGAGCAACACTCCACTCATTGATCCGGCacaaacatcaaacttcatgactaGTCAAGTGAGTTGGGCAAGTGATCTTAAGTTCAAAAGTGAATATACAGCATCACCTTCATATGCAAGAGTAGATCTGCCTTCATCATCCAACGCCAAATATGTATGGAGAAGCGACATTCCACTGCCCGAGCAGGCTTGAACATTAGACTTCATCACTTGCCAAACCAGTGATGAAGTTGGGATTTTGGGTGAGGAGCATGGcctgaaatatgaatatatggcTTCACCTTCACAGGTTCATCCAAGCAACACTCCACTCATCAATCTAGCCcagacatcaaacttcatgactaGTCAAGTGAGCTGAGCAGGTGATCTTAATCTCAGAAATGAATATACAGCATCACCTTTATGTGCAAGAGTAGATCTGCCTTCATCATCTAATGCCAAATATGTACGGGGAAGCGACATTCTACTGCCCGAGCAGGCTTGAACATCAGACTTCATCACTGGCCAAGCCATTGTGCCTTTTGAGAATGCTGCATTCACCATTGTAGACTTGTCACTATATTCATATCCACTGGATGACCCGATCGATATAGTTGTTGGCCAAACGTTTAAGGAAAAGAGCCGGTGTCAGTATGTTTTGAGCTAATTTGCAATTCGCAACAACTTTCAATACAAGTTcctatatttgtcatccaagaaaTTCATTGTGGCGTGTTTCTAAGATAAGTGTGAATGAATGGTACACgcatctagggtgaatgatgcGAGGATATTCAAGATTAAGACTTACACGTTCATACATACATGTgacatgtcatggatgaagagtgatcaccggcaagcaagcagtaagctaGCCAATGAACTGGTTGTCAGTCGCATTGAGCAACGCCTAGGATTAAGGCCGACGGACATTATCTTCAcaatgcaagagaagtataatattcttatcGGCTATAAGAAGGCATGGTGCGCTAAGGAGATTGCAATCAATCGCATAATgaggtcttatgaagactcttacaatgAAATCCCCATGTACTTGCATGAGCTGAGGAGGGCGAACCCGGGAACGGTGACTGTCGTGCTTGCTAATCCACAGACGAAAAGGTTCAAGAGATGTTTTGTTGTGCTCCGATAGTGCGTTAAAAGTTGTCAAACATCTCTACATGGTGGGTCATAACaaatagaaatgcaaatcaaaggaggaaactgttttcatttttcacggcccaccaaaattttagatcaaagtaaaaattgggcccgaggggtttcaagggtgctgcttcacatggaccgttcggattttggagtcacatcacgtatgatgagttctcaaaaaggttTGCACGGGTTCCGCGTGAACTGGTGCGTAattgagcatatatatatatatatatatatatatatatatatatatatatatatatatatatatatatatatatatatatattcccaacATTCTATATTCACTATCAACATGTATGACACTATGCATTGACCCTTATGTTTTTTGCTAAGATAATATTCATGGCACCCCCAACTGATGAAAGGCACAGATATTGTTCAAGTACGCTAGGTTCACACACTATACAGATCTTATGGacacttagggcttgtttggatactaccaaataagctGCTATTTTATACTTGCAGCAGTAGATAGATCCAGGCATTAAGTTGAGTCAAACTAAGTTAGGGTTGACCCGGCTCGATCCGGTCCTGAAaaaggcttgacccgaactcgatccgactcggtaccGAGAGTCCAGCATGTCTGACTCGATTGGAGTCCGGGTCTAAGTTGGGCTGATCTGAATCGAGTCTGACCTAATCAGAAATACTGAGTCCGGTGGTCagtgatctatgggccccaccacgatgtatgtgtttcatccatttttaaagatcatactcgatcttagcccaaaaatgagagggatattaatctcaggtggaccacaccacaagaaaacaatagtgattggatatccaccattaaaatcctcctatggccctctgtactgtttatttgacatccaatctgttgattaggtcatgcagacccaaatgaagggaaaaaacaaagatcagcttgatccaaaacttttatggccccaaaaagtttttaacgatctatgttcattcaacattgtttcctataatgtggtccacttgagattgtgatgtaccttatttttggtctggtaccataaaatgatctacaaaaatagatggatggcatggatgaaacacatacaacatggtgggtcccacagagcaccgaagtATGGCTTAGTTGTAAGCCAATCTCGGAATACTAAAACATCATTACTAGCAAATCTATGCCCGTCTTATCTTTTCGTATGAAACACCTTTCCACAGCCTACATTTAATAGGGTGGTTTAAAAGgaagagtagagctgggcatcggaccgagtcgaattggattgggtccaactcgactcggtccaagTTTTGAATGGCCTAAACCGAACTCGgtccgatctgggaccgagtctgggtcatctgactcgaccCGATCCTAACCCATGCTGGGTTGAACCGATCCCATGTTGGATTGAACCGAACCGAGTCAGATCGAATTTAGCCAGGTCCAGATCGGTTGTGATCCCTACATTCATTAGCTTCTTGACTGCGACAAATTCGCCACTCGGTAGACGGATTACATGAACTTTACCGAATGCCCCACTGCCAACAACATTTTTCTCGTCCATTCCCATCTCCAGATCCTGTTCTCTAACTCTAAGAGGATAAAAGAATACTAACTTCCACTGGCTCAAATGAAACTTCCGCTGGGAATACTGATACATCACAAAGAATCTGGCACCAACAACCATGATCTCAGCTGCAAaagcaatcgaaatcagcaaacaTATGAGTCTAGTGGGCCGCGCCGACCGTCTTTTTGGCTTATCATCTGTGCATGAATTGGGTAATCCAGGTCCACAGAGATCAGGATTTCCTTGGAGAAACGAAGCTGGAAGACCAGAGATTAAAGAAGACGGAACTCTACCAgagagctggttgaaggaaaCATTAAACAGGGCAAGCTTTAAGTTCTGAAGCCCAGGCGGGATTTCGCCAGTGAGATTATTATCAGAGAGATTGATGTATGTTAGAACATGTAACTCACCAAGAGAAGCTGGGATTTTTCCTATGATCGGATTTTAACCGTCTACATGAATTAGGTAATCAAAACATTCAATTTCAGCAAAAATACATCTGGTTCTATTCGAATCTGATCGGATCAGTTCCAAACGGATCGGATTTCGGATCTGTCCGGTCAGATTTGCTATTAACCTGAACCCGATTCGATTAACAGTTGGATCTGCCTGATCCTACTCGAACCTGCCCGATCCAGGCCATCAGTTCTGTTTgaatcgggtcggatcaggtaggatcgggtcggatccaccagatcgggtcCATTATGCCCAGCTCTAGGGAAGatgattgcgtaccgagtaactcaataCTCAAGcatactgaataaactctgtggggtccactgtgacttatttattttatccactccatctatccatttaaaAAGATAATGTTAGGCTTGAtcttaaaaataaagtatatccaaacctttaTTGGACCAcgaggaaacagtgtgaattgaacatttaacgttcaaaatttcttaggggctaccgaagtttcagatcaagcttgtatttgtttttttccctttaacCATTagttgtgatcttatgaacaggtttgatgagaaataaacatcattgtgggccctagaagggtttcaacggtggaaattattattacaactgtttcctatggtatgttctgcttgatctttgggtatgcttaaattttgggcttgacccctaagggcgtgtttggacgggcacgCTGCGTTGGAGTAGCCTGTATTAGGCTGGATAGGGTACTCCAATCCTACGTCGTCAGAGCAGCCGCCTGTTTGGACAGGCGGTGGATTCGAGCTTGGAGAGAAAATCTGCTGGATTGGGGCGGATTTCGTCGCTGGATTCGAAGGGTTATCGCCCGTACGGCGCAATCCCGCGGGATTCGACGCTGGATTTCTCTATTTTCATGTGGCTTGCCTTCCTCCTTCCCGATGTCAATCCTTTCCGTTGAAATCTCATCTTCGGGGTTTCATGGGCTGAGATTTGGCGGGATGGTCAGGAAGAGATTGTGGCGGGAGATGATGAGGTATGGCGCGAAAATGGGTTTATAAGAAGCCATATCAGGTCGCGATGGCCGTCACCAGTCGAGCCGGCGCTGCCATCGCGAACTGACGGTCTTCTCGGCGGAGGTAGGTCCTCTTCCTCGCCCAAATGCTATGAGTAACCCCCATTTGAATTGCATGTTGGATCTTGGCCTGATCTGTGTTGCGGCTGAGATGTGGGATGAGGTGGTTTTTCATGCTTATCTTGTATGAGGCTTTGTCACAGGCGCTACAGGCCCTCCGATATGGAGTCGGCCTTTGTCGTCCGCTCCGACGGCATTGTTTCACATACCGATTTATACGGGGGTGGATTTTTGTCTTCTGCTTTCAAACGTGGTTCCTGTCATGCTTTTCCTGTTATTTTTTTGGATTGAGTCTATGGTATCTTCTGCTTTCATAATGAGATGGTGATCTGGGATCTATGAGATGGTTTTCTGGTATCTGTCTCCTTGAGTTTACCAGGATTATCTCAGATTGTTTGCTGTGTTGGTAGATCAACCGCGGGATTTCTCTGTCGTTGCTATATATGAGATGGATTCTCCGTTGCAGGATTTTACACTTGCACATTATATATCTGCTATTTATAATCATGTTCTGCAGATGAATTTTTCCCATATAAAGTACATTTATATATGAACTATTGATATCTGTTTGATAAGGCAGTTATGAATTTTTATGGCTTCCTTTCTCGGCCAAACAAATGGCTGGAAATCATGATCTGTGGAATTTCTGGGATCACCTTCAGTGTTACAAGGAAATTATTCTGTGAACCCTCTTCCAGTGATGTCTGTTTGGGTTGCATACAGTGTATATTTTTAGACTCTTTGACAAGTCAATTGTGACTATAGTTGAAGCCTCCTCATTTATGTAATTTTCATATCTGGATAGCTAACTCCTTGCAAAATGCGCAATTTTTAGCCATTTTTCGATCTTCTATATCTGCcatgaaaaatatatattagaaGTGTTGACTGTTGGTTTTTATTATTTCCTTTCAatcttttccttctcttctttttacTTAAGtacatatttattttctttttctaagtaCTGAATTTCCTGATATATACTAGATAGATTTCTGCTACATGTCACATGGAAGTCCCAGGATTACATCAGATGGTTTGTTCTGTTCGTATATCAATTGCATGATTTACGAGTTGTTGCTATATCTCATCTGGATTTgctgttgctggatttttaacttGGACATCATAATCCTGTTTTGAATAATCAAGTTCTTCTTTCCAGTTATACATGTATGATAGTCTCATCAGTGTATAAATGAGTCATATGGATTTTCATGGCTTGTTCAGGGAATGGACTGTATGCCTTGTGATCCAGTGGATTGATTTGTTGTGGCTCTTAGAACATGGATTAAATGACAGTTCTATCAATGTATACATGCAAGCTGTTTAATTTGACACTATTCATCTGTTAATGCACTGTTCTCCTTGGATTCTAGTAATGAATTTTTCAAGCtttaaaaatacatatatacatgatacttctatcaatgtatacatgtatacagaTTAATTGTTCTTTATATTTCTCTTCTAAAACCAATGTTGTATTTGGTATTCCTCATGTAGCATTACTGAAATGAGTTGGTTTTAGCTATAATGATTGTGAAATATACATTTTCGATCTTTTGTCTCTGCCATGAAAAATATATGTTAGAAGTCCTTATGTTGGTGTTAGTGTTGACTGTTGGTTTTTGTCATTTCCTTTCATTCTTTTCCTTCCCTTCTTTTGGATTGAGTCTATAtgtatcttcttcttctatgTACTGAATTTCCTGATATATACCAGATAGATTCTGCTACATGTAACATGGAATTCCCAGGATTACATCAGATGGTGTGTTCTGTTCGTATATCAATTGCACGATTTAAGATTTGTTGCTATATCTCATCTGGATTTCCTATTGCAGGATTTTTCACTTGGACATCATATTCCTGTTTTGATTAATtaggttcttctttccaattgcACATGTATGATAGTCTCATCAGTGTATAGATGAGTCATATGGATTTTGACGGCTTGTTCAGGGAATGGACTGTATGCCTTGTGATCCAGTTGCATGATTTTTTGTGGCTCCTTGTACATGGTATAAATGACAGTTCTATCAATGTATACATGCATGCTGTTTATTTAGACACTATTCATCTGATTATGCACTGTTCTCCTTGGATTCCAGTGATGaatttttttgtcttttaaaatacatgtatacatgatacttctatcaatgtatacatgtatacaaaTTAACAGTTCTTTATATTTCTCTTCTAAAACAAGTGTTGTATTTGGTATTCCTCATGTAACATTActgaaatgagatgtttatggcgATAACGATTGTGAAATATACATTTTCTATGCACCATAGATAATGACCAAAATGTAGGCAATTGATTGAGTGTTTAAGATAATCTAATCGATGGAATTTCATGCCATATTGAACAAAAAATAGAAACAAGCTGCAATATGGCATGccagtttttttgttttttttttcaagtaaacTTCAGAATATTTTGGGCTTTCAAGACTGTGCATGTGGTTCGGTTGACCTGGCATCCCTtcacaattatttttattttctgtttggATCTATTTTTTAGTTCCTTTTCTCCATTCTTATTGGATGTAAGTGTTTTCATATGCATATACATTTGTGTTTTTTGATATTGTTGGGACGATTTGTCTTTCTTAAGTTGTTCTTTGGTTTGGCATTCCCACATGCTTGATGATTGAAGCATTTCAGATACTTCATGAGTGAATTTTTATAgtctttttaaaattattatttgatatatttatttagattcttaaatttttatggctttttttttttcttcgaaaagtaacactaccagggattgaaacCTGGattactcacacacactacattgTCGCCACCAAGCTCATGTACCGAGCGGGAGACCTTAATTTTTATGGCATCCCATATGTTTCTTGAGAAATTCTTGTTATTGAGACTAACTATGGTGGGTGCTGAGTCTACTAGATTTGAGAGACCAATATCTCTACATCCATGAATATTGTGTTTCCCTTCTGCgtagattttcatgattttaacCATCCACATGTTGATTTCACTTGGGAGAATAAAAGggcaaaaaaataaatctaaaatgaTTGTTTTGTTCTTTTGATAATATTTTGCCCACAGATTGCTTTTTCTGCGAAAGAGGTTGATTTTTCAGAAGATAGTTAAATAACACTATTTTGATTACAGATGTTAATCTCCTCCGATTTCACTTAATTTCAATCTTTAATCACACATTTTTCCTTAGGGAGAAGATCACAAGAGCTATCATTGTAACTGGATTCGTTTTGACTGAATTGAGGTTAGAACTAAGATCATGGCGTGTTT is drawn from Magnolia sinica isolate HGM2019 chromosome 5, MsV1, whole genome shotgun sequence and contains these coding sequences:
- the LOC131247103 gene encoding uncharacterized protein LOC131247103 — translated: MLERRLVLGPHQWLKLWLSNLRVLLALFREYESASGQRVNASKTSFITPKRTSRSKAQKLSNLTGYRQAFFPMVYLGIPLTKGRISNALLQPTVLKITSKIDGWKVKLLNPAAKQVLIGMFFLASPSTCYPPSTSLKWSARIWKELLLIFSGVAWRRETKDIGSNGLKSAPLLRREA